The following are encoded in a window of Arthrobacter antioxidans genomic DNA:
- the fliG gene encoding flagellar motor switch protein FliG: MSTLARAAVTGTQKVAMVLMQLDQHRAAEVLKQMSEAEAEEIVAEIVRLRRVEPAAAEEALAEFHELTTSGRRRTRGGMDVAIGLLESSFGAERAAGVVGRLASTAAGKSFEFLDSVEAGQIQTVLEGELPQTIALVLAHLKPEHASTVLAGLNQDTGTDVAQCIATMGSATPEAVSIVADTIKIRAGAVAAPRRGTTAIGGIQPLVDIINRADISTERALLDGLELRDPVLAEEVRARMLTFADIVHLERRDVQQVLRGIDSAVLALAMKGAAEAVVTVIRSNVSERNREILDDEIRAVGPVRMSQVEEARAEVVRAIRDLEAQGTITIQRGDEDEYVD; this comes from the coding sequence CCTCGCCCGCGCCGCCGTGACCGGGACCCAGAAGGTCGCCATGGTGCTCATGCAGTTGGACCAGCACCGGGCCGCGGAGGTCCTCAAGCAGATGTCCGAGGCCGAGGCCGAGGAGATCGTCGCGGAGATCGTGCGCCTGCGCCGGGTGGAACCCGCCGCTGCCGAGGAGGCACTCGCGGAGTTCCACGAACTCACTACGAGTGGCCGGCGCCGGACGCGCGGCGGCATGGACGTGGCCATCGGGCTCCTCGAGTCCTCGTTCGGTGCGGAGCGCGCTGCGGGCGTGGTGGGACGCCTGGCGTCCACCGCGGCCGGCAAGTCCTTCGAGTTCCTCGACAGCGTGGAAGCCGGCCAGATCCAGACCGTCCTCGAGGGCGAGCTGCCGCAGACCATCGCCCTGGTCCTCGCACACCTCAAGCCCGAACACGCGTCCACCGTCCTCGCCGGGCTGAACCAGGACACCGGCACCGATGTGGCCCAGTGCATCGCGACCATGGGGTCCGCGACGCCCGAGGCCGTCTCCATCGTGGCCGACACCATCAAGATCCGGGCGGGCGCCGTGGCGGCACCACGTCGGGGCACGACGGCGATCGGCGGCATCCAGCCCCTCGTGGACATCATCAACCGGGCCGACATCAGCACCGAACGCGCGCTGCTCGACGGCCTCGAACTCCGTGACCCGGTGCTGGCCGAGGAGGTCCGCGCCCGGATGCTGACCTTCGCGGACATCGTCCACCTCGAGCGCCGCGACGTGCAGCAGGTGCTGCGCGGGATCGATTCGGCCGTGCTCGCCCTGGCGATGAAGGGCGCCGCCGAGGCCGTGGTGACCGTGATCCGCTCCAACGTCTCCGAGCGCAACCGGGAGATCCTCGACGACGAGATCCGCGCCGTCGGGCCCGTCCGCATGTCGCAGGTCGAGGAGGCCCGCGCCGAGGTGGTGCGTGCCATCCGCGACCTCGAGGCACAGGGCACCATCACCATCCAGCGTGGGGACGAGGACGAGTATGTCGACTGA
- a CDS encoding FliH/SctL family protein, producing MSTDAFTPVAFPRLGPGQASHHAAVAQGHAAGYADGLALARAELAERRAQLDAEHAAARAQADAVLAQRLRVLDTAARAFDARTAPVLDEARTRILDAAVHITEALLGRALEDGPSSARAAVARALRGAEGEEVRAVRLHPADLAVLAPDDTPTAVHLVPDATLQRGDAVAECPDGHVDARLGSALARVRSALAAGGAA from the coding sequence ATGTCGACTGACGCCTTCACCCCCGTCGCCTTCCCGCGCCTCGGCCCCGGCCAGGCCTCGCACCATGCCGCCGTCGCCCAGGGCCACGCCGCCGGCTACGCCGACGGGCTGGCCCTCGCCCGCGCCGAACTCGCGGAGCGTCGGGCGCAGCTCGACGCCGAGCACGCCGCAGCCCGTGCGCAGGCCGACGCCGTCCTCGCGCAACGCCTGCGGGTCCTCGATACGGCCGCGCGGGCCTTCGACGCGCGGACCGCCCCGGTCCTCGACGAGGCCCGCACCCGGATCCTCGACGCTGCCGTCCACATCACCGAAGCCCTGCTCGGCCGCGCCCTGGAGGACGGGCCGTCCTCGGCACGGGCCGCCGTCGCGCGTGCCCTCCGGGGAGCGGAGGGTGAGGAGGTGCGCGCCGTGCGCCTGCATCCCGCGGACCTGGCCGTGCTCGCCCCGGACGACACGCCGACCGCCGTGCACCTCGTGCCCGATGCCACCCTCCAGCGCGGCGACGCCGTCGCGGAGTGCCCGGACGGCCATGTGGACGCGCGCCTCGGCTCCGCGCTCGCCCGCGTGCGGTCCGCCCTGGCCGCCGGGGGTGCCGCATGA
- a CDS encoding FliI/YscN family ATPase has product MSLTLEDAVGHALAAAAPQRFGRVASVVGLGVDVVGLDCAIGDVVTIGDPSAGSGTVDAEVVAASLTGLRCMPFAHLSGIQAGAPVRAQGGPLLVPVGPGLLGRVLDGVGRPIDGRGPLTDVAWVSLDNTPPPALDRTRITEPLQLGVRVMDTLTTVGRGQRMGLFAGSGVGKSSLLSMIARGTDAAVSVIALVGERGREVRDFLEDDLGAEGLARSIVVVSTSDEPALLRLRAAFVATRIAEAFRDGGADVMLMMDSLTRVAMAQREIGLSVGEPPATRGYPPSTFSLLAQLLERAGTGASGSVTGMYTVLVDGDDHNEPVADAARSILDGHVVLDRKLAVAGHFPSIDPLASISRVASRVTTREQAAVAAVLRRTLAARKAAQDLIDVGAYARGSNPLVDAALHHEAGINAFLQQRMDEQTPFDDAWNRLAHLTTSMGVS; this is encoded by the coding sequence ATGAGCCTCACCCTCGAGGACGCCGTGGGGCACGCGCTCGCCGCCGCCGCGCCCCAGCGGTTCGGCAGGGTCGCCTCCGTGGTGGGGCTCGGTGTCGACGTCGTGGGTTTGGACTGCGCCATCGGGGACGTCGTCACGATCGGTGACCCCTCAGCCGGCTCCGGAACCGTCGACGCCGAGGTGGTCGCCGCGTCGCTCACCGGGCTGCGCTGCATGCCGTTCGCCCACCTCTCCGGGATCCAGGCGGGTGCGCCCGTCCGTGCCCAGGGGGGACCGCTGCTGGTGCCGGTGGGCCCGGGCCTGCTGGGCCGCGTGCTCGACGGCGTGGGCCGGCCCATCGACGGGCGCGGTCCGCTCACCGATGTCGCGTGGGTGTCGCTGGACAACACCCCTCCGCCCGCGCTGGACCGCACCCGCATCACCGAACCCCTCCAGCTCGGCGTCCGCGTGATGGACACGCTCACCACCGTGGGCCGCGGGCAGCGCATGGGCCTGTTCGCCGGGTCCGGGGTCGGCAAGTCCTCGCTGCTGTCGATGATCGCCCGCGGCACCGACGCCGCCGTCTCCGTGATCGCCCTCGTGGGTGAGCGCGGCCGCGAGGTCCGGGACTTCCTGGAGGACGATCTCGGCGCCGAGGGCCTCGCCCGGTCGATCGTGGTGGTCTCGACCTCGGACGAGCCCGCCCTCCTCCGCCTCCGCGCCGCGTTCGTGGCCACGCGGATCGCCGAGGCGTTCCGCGACGGCGGCGCCGACGTCATGCTCATGATGGACTCGCTCACGCGCGTGGCGATGGCGCAGCGCGAGATCGGCCTCAGCGTCGGCGAACCTCCCGCCACCCGCGGCTACCCGCCGTCCACCTTCTCCCTGCTCGCCCAGCTCCTGGAACGTGCGGGGACCGGCGCGTCCGGCTCCGTGACCGGCATGTACACCGTGCTCGTGGACGGCGACGACCACAACGAGCCCGTCGCCGACGCCGCGCGCTCCATCCTCGACGGGCACGTGGTGCTCGACCGCAAGCTCGCCGTCGCGGGACACTTCCCGTCGATCGACCCGCTGGCCTCGATCTCCCGGGTGGCGTCCCGTGTCACCACGCGCGAGCAGGCGGCGGTCGCCGCCGTGCTGCGCAGGACACTCGCCGCCCGGAAGGCCGCTCAGGACCTCATCGACGTCGGTGCGTATGCCCGCGGATCCAACCCGCTGGTGGACGCCGCCCTGCACCACGAGGCCGGGATCAACGCGTTCCTGCAGCAGCGGATGGACGAGCAGACCCCGTTCGACGACGCCTGGAACCGCCTGGCCCACCTCACCACCTCGATGGGAGTCTCCTGA
- a CDS encoding flagellar FliJ family protein, producing the protein MARQFPLAGLLRLRQLREEEAAGSLAAANERLRASRTRTDVLSDALDGTDISPAGSASLYAVAAARASARSMLADLRALEEQLQSEQGRAQDQYRAARAATMGLEKLEDRHRDTEATALIGAEQRVLDELASVSSARRSAEERA; encoded by the coding sequence ATGGCACGACAGTTCCCCCTCGCAGGCCTGCTCCGGCTGCGCCAGCTGCGCGAGGAGGAGGCCGCCGGATCCCTGGCGGCGGCGAACGAACGCCTCCGCGCATCGCGTACCCGCACCGACGTCCTCAGCGACGCCCTCGACGGCACGGACATCAGCCCCGCCGGATCGGCGTCGCTCTACGCGGTGGCCGCGGCCCGGGCGTCGGCGCGCAGCATGCTCGCCGACCTGCGCGCTCTCGAGGAGCAGCTGCAGAGTGAGCAGGGCCGCGCACAGGACCAGTACCGCGCCGCACGAGCGGCGACCATGGGCCTCGAGAAGCTCGAGGACCGCCACCGGGACACGGAGGCGACGGCGCTGATCGGCGCCGAGCAGCGTGTCCTCGACGAACTCGCCTCGGTCAGCAGTGCCCGACGCAGTGCAGAGGAGAGAGCATGA
- a CDS encoding C40 family peptidase, with translation MTITDAVGRIQQIQSTLTMLSTPAARAQAAPATTGASSAGSSKAAPGSSADLFADALAGVSGASGGAAGAGSADAAPAVAPVAGSSAPAPVAGAGTAPVPVPASADAARLIEAARSYEGVPYVWGGTDPASGLDCSGFVQRAYADIGIQIPRVTWDQMNAGTQVPSLAEAQPGDLLFSLEGGHVSMYLGGGKAIDAPQPGKTVAVRDMWETDANITTIRRILPADPAGTASVAAPAVAAAAVPESAEPAYAAQAAFLASMAR, from the coding sequence ATGACCATCACCGACGCGGTAGGCCGCATCCAGCAGATCCAGTCCACCCTCACCATGCTCTCCACACCGGCGGCGCGCGCGCAGGCCGCTCCGGCGACGACGGGCGCCTCCTCGGCGGGTTCCTCGAAGGCGGCGCCGGGTAGCTCCGCAGACCTGTTCGCCGATGCGCTCGCGGGTGTCTCCGGTGCTTCCGGTGGTGCAGCAGGCGCCGGGTCCGCCGACGCGGCTCCCGCCGTCGCGCCCGTTGCCGGGTCCTCGGCGCCGGCGCCCGTCGCCGGAGCCGGTACCGCCCCGGTCCCCGTTCCCGCCTCGGCGGACGCGGCCCGGCTCATCGAGGCCGCGCGGTCCTACGAGGGCGTCCCGTACGTGTGGGGCGGCACCGACCCGGCGTCCGGCCTCGACTGCTCGGGCTTCGTGCAGCGTGCGTACGCGGACATCGGCATCCAGATCCCCCGCGTCACCTGGGACCAGATGAACGCCGGCACCCAGGTCCCGTCCCTCGCGGAGGCCCAGCCCGGTGACCTGCTGTTCAGCCTCGAGGGCGGCCACGTGTCCATGTACCTCGGGGGCGGCAAGGCGATCGACGCCCCGCAACCCGGCAAGACCGTCGCGGTCCGGGACATGTGGGAGACCGACGCGAACATCACCACCATCCGCCGCATCCTGCCGGCCGATCCCGCCGGAACCGCGTCCGTGGCGGCCCCGGCGGTCGCCGCTGCCGCCGTTCCGGAATCCGCCGAGCCGGCGTACGCGGCCCAGGCGGCCTTCCTCGCGAGCATGGCGCGATGA